The uncultured Methanomethylovorans sp. genome contains a region encoding:
- a CDS encoding RidA family protein, producing MEKIQYINPTNMVKPIGYSHAISISGNHKTVYIGGQNAIDENGNLIGKNNLEEQTEQILTNIEKILKSVGAELDNIVKFNIHILQGQKPQEGFQAFQKRWGMNKNYPTITVVFVAGLGNPDWLIEIDAIVVMPE from the coding sequence GTGGAAAAAATACAATACATAAATCCCACCAATATGGTAAAACCAATAGGATACTCACATGCAATATCCATTAGTGGGAATCACAAGACAGTATATATTGGCGGACAAAATGCCATTGATGAAAATGGTAATCTTATTGGTAAGAATAACCTCGAAGAACAAACAGAACAAATACTGACCAACATAGAAAAAATACTTAAAAGCGTGGGAGCAGAACTTGATAATATTGTAAAATTCAATATCCATATTCTTCAGGGACAAAAACCGCAAGAGGGATTCCAAGCTTTCCAGAAAAGATGGGGTATGAATAAAAATTATCCGACTATAACAGTTGTTTTTGTGGCAGGGCTCGGAAATCCAGACTGGCTGATCGAGATCGATGCAATAGTAGTAATGCCAGAATAA
- a CDS encoding tetratricopeptide repeat protein — protein sequence MLVLLLVPCANGMGYEANLFNDQGLEMARNGSYTEALQSFDNALSLDSNSIEVLENKASTQYLMGDPQSALGSYEAILAIQPNSTEYNYKKGVMLEALGRYQESLDIYEVALQKFDVLSSNPSFDSSNTSSSNESSLNDVNITTFNIEYIQLVYHKGKSLDGLGRHDEAMLCYDQILGIFSNYANSMYDTGYSYLQVGRYNDSISSFDTALTLVPDNPDIWFSRATAYDGLGKYEKARQDYDNVLKLDSTNLGALSGKARVSTILGDYPSSIEAYSLIISQDPYNINAWYLQALSYDNLQQYTEAINCYDQVLELDSLNASSWDNKGRDLYSLGRYSEAIDCYDHALQLNPDGLSGVYVANMSSYLFIDEIISMECYTVTPQFKTESADIWYNKGTAFYKLGKYEDSISSYDKAIELEPNFAIVWYNRAIAFDMLQKYEEAVDSYSQALNIESCARVWFERGMDLDKLGLPAEAIKSYDKAIKANPGFSSALYAKASNLETMERYTEALTTYNQLLELHPESADVWYHKGIVLDKLGNYEEAISAYEQALAINSYYPEANFRINVDTNLIIADNATKKMDRMQTDKATMLQIFKGAVLSSIGTNEVPESIIKSISDNNVLQSEVFDVDCIDVWDAKGISYQSIDKYDEAIVCYDKALMLDPTSVVVLCDKGSALADSGMDLSAIECYESAVSFDPGYSPAWYSLGVISFSTGDSDRALMCFDNVLSLDPQDIPAMVQKGNVLLSTGSYNEALQYANMALSLDPKNSQALRNLGDAYSALEKYQDAISSYDKALEIDPGNVTLLYKQSAVYEKLGQFDEAIGCYDRIISEQPENTDVIYQKGLALDRMGRHDDAIACYDQLLQSNPSDTRLLGTKAFSYYLKGDYQQALDGYDKLLAVDPNSVSAMYNKGTISYLVSSYKGSLYYYNQTLEMDPTCITAWYNKGFILNVMGQVETAISCYDSALAIDPTSASTLYNKRFALYRIGKSAEADVCKQTLDSLDPGFEAALNDRGTKFFLPTAYSESLNYTLPTRWYAENATVPQNTSISEFQQAQTPSFSQGT from the coding sequence ATGTTAGTTTTGCTTTTAGTTCCATGTGCTAATGGTATGGGTTATGAGGCTAATTTGTTCAATGATCAGGGTCTTGAAATGGCTCGCAATGGATCTTATACTGAAGCACTGCAATCATTTGATAATGCTCTTTCACTTGATTCGAATTCAATAGAGGTCCTTGAGAACAAAGCTTCAACACAGTATCTTATGGGCGATCCACAGTCCGCTCTTGGATCATATGAAGCTATTCTTGCTATACAGCCAAATTCCACTGAATACAATTATAAAAAAGGTGTCATGTTGGAGGCTTTAGGCAGATATCAGGAATCTCTTGATATTTATGAAGTGGCTCTTCAGAAATTCGATGTACTATCTTCAAATCCTTCTTTTGATTCATCTAATACTTCTTCTTCCAATGAATCATCTTTAAATGATGTAAATATTACAACTTTTAACATTGAATATATTCAACTGGTCTATCACAAGGGTAAATCTCTCGATGGTTTAGGAAGACACGATGAGGCGATGCTTTGTTATGATCAGATACTGGGCATTTTCTCAAACTATGCAAATTCCATGTACGATACAGGTTATTCATATTTGCAGGTAGGGCGATATAACGATTCAATTTCGTCTTTCGATACTGCTTTGACATTGGTTCCAGATAATCCTGATATTTGGTTTTCGAGGGCAACAGCTTATGATGGACTTGGTAAATATGAAAAAGCGCGTCAAGATTATGACAATGTTCTCAAGCTTGACTCTACAAATTTAGGTGCTCTCTCAGGGAAAGCAAGAGTATCTACCATTCTTGGTGATTATCCTTCTTCCATTGAAGCTTATAGTTTGATTATATCTCAGGATCCTTACAATATCAATGCCTGGTATCTACAGGCACTGAGTTATGATAACCTGCAGCAATATACTGAAGCTATCAATTGTTATGATCAGGTACTTGAACTTGATTCTCTAAATGCGAGTTCCTGGGATAATAAAGGTAGAGATTTGTATTCTCTTGGCCGTTATTCTGAAGCAATAGACTGTTATGATCATGCATTGCAGCTAAATCCCGATGGTCTAAGTGGTGTATATGTTGCAAATATGTCTTCTTATCTTTTTATAGATGAAATCATTTCAATGGAATGTTATACCGTGACTCCTCAATTCAAGACCGAGTCAGCAGATATCTGGTACAATAAGGGTACAGCTTTTTATAAACTTGGGAAGTATGAGGATTCAATATCTTCCTACGATAAGGCTATAGAACTTGAACCAAATTTTGCTATAGTATGGTACAACCGTGCCATAGCTTTTGATATGCTTCAAAAGTATGAAGAAGCGGTTGATAGTTACAGTCAAGCCCTCAATATAGAGTCGTGTGCCAGAGTATGGTTTGAAAGAGGTATGGATCTTGATAAGCTCGGCCTTCCTGCAGAGGCAATAAAAAGTTATGATAAAGCTATAAAAGCAAACCCCGGGTTTTCATCTGCTCTTTATGCAAAAGCTTCTAACTTGGAAACTATGGAAAGGTACACTGAGGCTCTTACCACTTATAATCAATTACTTGAGTTACATCCAGAATCTGCAGATGTATGGTATCATAAAGGCATAGTGCTTGACAAGCTTGGTAACTATGAAGAAGCTATCTCTGCATATGAACAGGCACTTGCAATAAATTCATACTACCCTGAAGCCAATTTCCGCATTAATGTAGATACTAATCTAATTATAGCAGATAATGCTACCAAAAAAATGGACCGCATGCAGACTGATAAAGCTACCATGCTTCAGATCTTCAAGGGTGCAGTTCTTAGTTCTATTGGTACTAATGAGGTACCTGAGTCTATTATCAAATCAATTAGTGATAATAACGTTCTGCAATCAGAAGTTTTCGATGTAGACTGCATAGATGTATGGGATGCCAAGGGCATTTCTTACCAGAGTATTGACAAGTATGACGAAGCTATTGTTTGTTATGATAAGGCTCTTATGCTTGATCCGACCTCAGTTGTAGTTTTGTGCGATAAAGGCTCTGCACTGGCAGATTCAGGTATGGATCTTTCGGCTATCGAATGCTATGAAAGTGCTGTATCATTTGATCCAGGTTACTCTCCTGCATGGTATTCTCTTGGAGTCATATCTTTCAGCACTGGTGATTCTGACAGAGCTTTGATGTGCTTTGACAATGTGCTTTCTCTTGACCCTCAGGACATTCCTGCTATGGTACAGAAAGGGAATGTGCTTTTAAGTACAGGTTCATATAATGAAGCTCTTCAATATGCAAATATGGCATTATCTCTGGACCCAAAGAACTCCCAAGCTTTACGTAACCTTGGTGATGCTTATTCTGCTCTTGAGAAATATCAAGATGCTATATCTTCTTATGATAAGGCACTTGAAATTGATCCCGGAAATGTTACTTTGCTATATAAGCAGAGTGCTGTATACGAGAAGCTTGGGCAGTTTGATGAGGCTATAGGTTGTTATGATCGGATCATCTCAGAACAGCCTGAAAATACAGATGTCATCTATCAAAAAGGGTTGGCACTTGATAGGATGGGCAGGCACGATGATGCAATTGCTTGCTACGATCAGTTACTCCAGTCAAACCCATCAGATACTCGTCTACTGGGAACCAAGGCTTTCTCTTACTATCTTAAAGGCGATTATCAGCAGGCTCTGGATGGATATGATAAGCTGCTGGCAGTTGATCCCAACTCAGTATCTGCTATGTACAACAAGGGCACGATTTCGTATTTGGTAAGCAGTTATAAAGGTTCTCTTTATTACTACAACCAAACCCTTGAAATGGATCCCACATGCATAACTGCCTGGTACAATAAAGGTTTCATATTGAATGTGATGGGTCAGGTGGAAACAGCTATATCATGTTATGATAGTGCTCTTGCTATAGACCCAACCTCTGCTTCAACGCTTTATAATAAGCGTTTTGCTCTTTATAGGATAGGTAAGTCAGCTGAAGCCGATGTGTGTAAGCAAACATTGGATTCTCTGGACCCTGGCTTTGAAGCAGCATTAAATGATCGCGGAACAAAATTCTTCCTTCCGACTGCGTACAGTGAATCTTTGAATTATACACTTCCAACCAGATGGTATGCTGAAAATGCAACAGTTCCTCAAAATACAAGTATTTCTGAGTTTCAACAGGCTCAGACACCTTCTTTCAGTCAGGGAACTTGA
- a CDS encoding MFS transporter → MVEKVGNFGQSAENIVSSSEVSGIRQTPSESARNTEKQIVLMIAILAGFITPFDGSAVNIALPTLGAEFHMTAISLSWVATAYLLSSAIFLVPFGKIADIYGRKKIFLYGITIFSLCSLIMTMVPSTEMLIAIRVVQGLGSAMIFGTGVAIVTSVYPPGERGKALGIYITAVYIGLSTGPFLGGIMTQHFGWRSIFFVNVPIGLTAVLLIIWKLKGEWAECKGEKFDFIGSLIYGLAVVAVMYGFSLLPAMEGAFLITVGIVGTIIFILYEKRIPFPVIDMNLLTKNRVFALSNLSALINYSATYAVTFLLSLDLQYTKGFTPEHAGFILVAQPVFQALVSPLAGRLSDRMEPRLIASAGMALTAIGLFFLTFISETTPIWYMICILVVLGIGFGLFSSPNTNVIMSSVDKRFYGVASGINGTMRLLGQMLSMGIAMMIFAVVTGPVEITAEYYPQFIASLHYAFILFTVFCIVGIFMSLVRGKTIPPNHSDASGNCQNVGR, encoded by the coding sequence ATGGTGGAAAAAGTAGGTAATTTCGGACAATCTGCTGAAAATATAGTGTCCTCTTCTGAAGTTTCGGGGATACGTCAAACTCCTTCTGAATCTGCACGTAACACCGAAAAACAAATTGTTCTTATGATAGCGATACTTGCCGGATTCATCACCCCTTTTGATGGTTCAGCGGTTAATATTGCGCTTCCTACTCTGGGTGCGGAGTTCCACATGACTGCAATCTCTTTGTCATGGGTTGCAACTGCGTATCTCCTCTCTTCGGCAATATTCCTTGTCCCGTTCGGAAAAATTGCCGATATATATGGACGAAAAAAGATCTTTCTGTATGGTATAACAATATTTAGTCTCTGCTCTCTGATTATGACTATGGTTCCTTCTACAGAAATGTTGATCGCAATCAGGGTTGTCCAAGGTTTGGGAAGCGCCATGATATTCGGAACCGGAGTTGCTATTGTTACTTCTGTTTATCCGCCGGGAGAGCGTGGAAAGGCTCTTGGCATATATATCACTGCAGTTTACATAGGCTTGTCCACTGGTCCTTTCCTAGGTGGTATAATGACCCAGCACTTTGGCTGGAGAAGTATTTTCTTCGTAAATGTTCCAATAGGTCTTACAGCAGTTCTTCTCATCATTTGGAAACTTAAAGGTGAATGGGCTGAGTGCAAAGGAGAAAAATTTGATTTCATTGGGTCCCTTATCTACGGTTTGGCAGTTGTTGCGGTCATGTATGGTTTCTCATTGCTTCCGGCTATGGAAGGTGCTTTTCTAATAACGGTGGGTATTGTAGGGACAATCATCTTTATCTTGTACGAAAAGCGCATACCTTTTCCCGTAATCGATATGAATCTACTGACAAAGAACCGTGTTTTTGCTCTTTCGAACCTTTCTGCACTGATCAATTACAGTGCAACTTATGCAGTAACTTTTCTTCTGAGCCTTGATTTGCAATACACAAAGGGCTTCACACCTGAGCATGCAGGTTTTATTCTGGTAGCTCAGCCGGTTTTTCAGGCTCTGGTCTCTCCTCTGGCTGGCAGACTATCCGACAGAATGGAGCCGCGTTTGATTGCATCGGCTGGAATGGCACTCACTGCGATAGGTCTCTTTTTCTTAACTTTCATCTCAGAAACGACTCCTATCTGGTACATGATATGTATTCTCGTAGTGCTCGGTATTGGTTTTGGGCTATTCTCGTCCCCCAACACCAATGTTATCATGAGTTCAGTGGATAAGAGGTTCTATGGTGTAGCATCTGGGATAAACGGAACGATGAGACTCCTTGGACAGATGCTCTCAATGGGTATTGCTATGATGATCTTTGCAGTTGTCACTGGCCCTGTGGAAATAACAGCTGAATATTACCCACAGTTCATTGCAAGCCTACACTATGCATTTATTCTGTTCACAGTCTTCTGTATAGTGGGTATATTCATGTCTCTTGTACGAGGAAAAACAATCCCGCCAAATCATTCAGATGCATCTGGAAATTGTCAGAATGTGGGGAGATGA
- a CDS encoding metal-binding protein, with the protein MPSGKNHEIINITVLMVILAGLYYFSTWQKNEIVTKYLDTYTIMVFSACYLFATFFLSPDLDTKSRPYKRWKILRILWWPYRIMFKHRGYSHNLVLGPLSIILNLVLIAVVIILLTGVEVKDIPLKLAVAIIVGIVLSIDVHIISDSLVSKTKHVFK; encoded by the coding sequence ATGCCTAGCGGAAAAAACCATGAAATTATAAACATTACAGTGCTGATGGTTATATTGGCGGGCCTTTATTATTTCTCAACTTGGCAGAAAAATGAAATAGTCACAAAGTATCTGGACACTTACACGATAATGGTTTTTTCTGCCTGCTACCTATTCGCAACATTCTTCCTAAGCCCTGATCTAGATACAAAAAGCAGGCCCTACAAAAGATGGAAGATACTCAGAATACTCTGGTGGCCTTACAGGATCATGTTCAAACACAGAGGCTACTCCCATAATCTAGTTCTCGGACCCCTTAGCATAATATTGAACCTTGTACTGATAGCAGTTGTAATAATTTTGCTTACAGGTGTCGAAGTGAAGGATATTCCATTAAAGTTAGCTGTTGCAATAATTGTAGGAATAGTCTTGTCAATAGATGTTCATATAATATCTGACAGCTTGGTCTCAAAAACTAAACATGTGTTCAAATAG
- a CDS encoding DUF1697 domain-containing protein, which produces MAKYVAFLRGINVGGHNKVPMAKLREVLEKQGFQNLKTLLATGNVVFEEEKNTINNLPKILQESFGFEIETIILPFENITKIVKSNPFEAIEITPKIRLYVTFLGETPKTKLKIPYYPEDGSYKIIELTDNALFSAIDIEKMGTTQLMNILEKEFGRNITTRNYNTVMKIAEL; this is translated from the coding sequence ATGGCTAAATACGTAGCTTTCCTAAGAGGTATCAACGTAGGGGGACATAATAAAGTTCCAATGGCTAAGCTTCGGGAAGTCCTTGAAAAGCAAGGTTTCCAGAATTTAAAAACACTTCTTGCCACGGGGAATGTTGTCTTTGAAGAAGAGAAGAATACGATCAATAACCTCCCAAAGATCCTGCAAGAAAGTTTTGGCTTTGAGATCGAGACCATCATCCTACCATTTGAAAACATTACAAAGATTGTAAAGTCTAATCCTTTCGAAGCTATTGAAATTACACCAAAGATAAGGCTTTACGTAACATTTCTGGGAGAAACGCCTAAAACAAAACTGAAAATTCCTTATTATCCGGAAGATGGTTCCTATAAGATAATTGAACTGACAGATAATGCACTCTTTAGTGCCATTGATATTGAAAAGATGGGAACTACACAACTGATGAACATTCTCGAGAAAGAATTTGGCCGGAACATAACCACAAGAAATTATAATACGGTTATGAAAATAGCGGAACTATAG
- the purB gene encoding adenylosuccinate lyase, with protein MAIHPIEYRYGTEEMKFVWSEANRLDKLMMVEAALAKAEADIGLIPKNAAEIISASTSLVELDRVKEIEDEIHHDMMAVVIGISEKCPEDAGKWVHFGATSNDILDTATGLQLKEAVKVLEDKMYKLLDVLIVQAEAHKHTVCAARTHGQIGVPTTYGLRFAIWASEVARHIERLEQLKPRLLVGQMTGAVGTQAAFGKDGIEIQKRVMEYLDVGSVDVSNQIIQRDRHAEFVMWMANTVTTLDKIGVEIRSLQRTEIAEVEESFKKKQVGSSTMPHKRNPIKSEQICGLARIVRAMVEPELLNNTLWDERDLTNSSCERIVFPEACVLTDHIIKLGIGVIENLRFYPENIRRNLNLLRGLNMGEAVMIELAKRGVGRQEAHEIVRSSAMEAHETGKYFKEVLLSKPDVANYLSEENINSLVDPDKYIGTAVEQVEVVVQKLKRT; from the coding sequence ATGGCAATTCACCCCATTGAATACCGTTACGGTACAGAAGAGATGAAATTTGTCTGGAGCGAAGCTAATCGCCTTGATAAATTGATGATGGTAGAGGCTGCACTTGCTAAAGCCGAAGCAGACATCGGTTTGATTCCTAAGAACGCTGCAGAGATTATTTCGGCAAGTACCAGTCTTGTGGAACTTGATCGTGTGAAAGAGATAGAGGATGAAATTCATCATGACATGATGGCTGTTGTAATCGGAATTTCAGAGAAATGTCCGGAAGATGCTGGGAAATGGGTACATTTTGGTGCCACTTCTAATGATATTCTGGATACAGCTACAGGTCTCCAGCTCAAGGAAGCTGTGAAGGTTCTCGAAGACAAAATGTATAAGTTACTTGATGTGCTGATTGTGCAGGCTGAAGCTCATAAGCATACAGTATGTGCAGCCAGGACTCATGGGCAGATTGGCGTACCGACCACTTATGGGTTAAGGTTTGCTATCTGGGCCTCTGAAGTAGCACGTCATATTGAGCGTCTGGAACAGCTTAAACCCCGCCTGCTTGTAGGCCAGATGACCGGTGCTGTAGGTACGCAGGCCGCTTTTGGTAAGGATGGCATTGAGATACAGAAACGTGTGATGGAATATCTTGATGTCGGTTCTGTAGATGTGTCTAATCAAATCATACAGCGTGACCGACATGCTGAATTTGTCATGTGGATGGCCAACACTGTAACAACTCTTGATAAAATAGGCGTAGAGATACGTTCTCTCCAAAGAACAGAGATAGCTGAAGTTGAGGAGAGCTTCAAGAAAAAGCAGGTAGGCTCTTCTACAATGCCTCATAAGCGCAATCCCATCAAGTCCGAACAGATATGCGGCCTTGCAAGGATTGTGCGTGCTATGGTCGAACCTGAGCTTTTGAACAATACTCTATGGGATGAACGTGATCTAACCAACTCCTCATGTGAAAGGATAGTGTTCCCAGAAGCATGTGTGCTCACTGATCACATAATCAAGCTGGGTATAGGTGTTATCGAGAACCTTAGGTTCTATCCTGAAAATATTCGTCGCAACCTCAATTTGCTAAGAGGCCTGAATATGGGGGAGGCTGTAATGATCGAGCTTGCAAAGAGAGGCGTAGGTCGCCAGGAAGCTCATGAGATCGTGCGTTCCAGTGCAATGGAGGCCCATGAGACCGGGAAGTATTTTAAGGAAGTGTTGCTTTCAAAACCCGATGTTGCAAATTACCTTAGCGAAGAGAATATCAACAGTCTGGTAGATCCAGACAAATATATCGGAACTGCAGTTGAGCAAGTTGAAGTTGTTGTGCAGAAATTGAAGAGGACGTAA
- a CDS encoding branched-chain amino acid transporter permease has protein sequence MTDDQMHLLAVTIVIASATFFTRALPFIFFSSVETPALLSTIEKNLPAMILLILVLYCLKDVQWFLPPYGTPELFTIMVITVLHLWKRNAMLSIFIGTGLYMFLVQYDVFSILFS, from the coding sequence ATGACCGACGATCAGATGCATCTGCTTGCTGTTACAATAGTTATAGCATCTGCGACTTTTTTTACAAGGGCTTTACCTTTTATCTTTTTCAGCTCAGTGGAAACCCCTGCACTATTATCAACAATTGAAAAGAACCTTCCTGCAATGATACTTTTAATATTAGTTCTCTATTGTCTGAAGGATGTCCAATGGTTTTTGCCCCCCTACGGAACTCCGGAGCTTTTTACGATAATGGTAATAACAGTTCTGCATCTATGGAAACGAAATGCAATGCTCAGTATTTTCATAGGTACTGGACTGTATATGTTTTTAGTTCAGTATGATGTGTTTTCTATACTCTTTTCTTAA
- a CDS encoding AzlC family ABC transporter permease, with protein MKYGTKKLFLSALEVTFPVFLGYIPLGIAFGFLFTGAGYHWAYVLLMSTLIYAGSVQFISVALLAAGAGLMEFLTLTLLINLRHSFYGLSMLEKFSDTGKVKPYLIFGLTDETYALLTTTIVPEGASKSKFYFYIALLDHFYWVTGSVIGAVLGSVLDFNLNGMTFVLTALFVVLTIEQYYNSQSRFPFIAAIIAGVISILLFSPKNMLLISILIGTLILVAHEKIIQVKRTAANLGMGNKGRI; from the coding sequence ATGAAGTATGGAACTAAAAAATTATTTCTAAGTGCACTTGAGGTCACGTTTCCAGTGTTTCTGGGTTATATCCCATTGGGTATAGCTTTTGGTTTCCTGTTTACAGGAGCTGGATATCACTGGGCTTATGTTCTTTTGATGAGTACTTTGATTTACGCAGGATCAGTACAGTTCATATCAGTGGCACTGCTGGCGGCTGGCGCAGGACTCATGGAGTTTCTTACCTTAACTCTTCTTATTAACCTCAGGCACTCATTTTATGGTCTTTCCATGCTTGAAAAGTTCTCTGACACAGGCAAGGTTAAACCTTATCTTATATTTGGACTTACTGACGAAACATATGCTCTCCTTACGACTACAATTGTTCCAGAGGGGGCTTCCAAAAGTAAGTTTTATTTTTACATAGCTTTGCTGGACCACTTTTACTGGGTCACTGGTTCAGTTATTGGAGCTGTGCTTGGGTCAGTACTTGATTTTAATCTTAATGGTATGACTTTTGTACTGACTGCATTGTTTGTGGTATTGACTATTGAGCAGTATTACAATTCCCAGTCCCGTTTTCCTTTTATAGCTGCTATTATTGCGGGTGTGATCTCTATTCTGCTATTCAGCCCCAAAAATATGCTTCTGATTTCAATTCTAATCGGTACGCTTATACTGGTTGCACATGAAAAGATAATTCAGGTTAAACGCACTGCTGCGAATTTAGGTATGGGCAATAAGGGGCGCATATGA
- a CDS encoding ribulose-bisphosphate carboxylase, translating to MTSIDENLITSLNSKQQAYVNLQLSDPRNGEYLLGVFHLIPGGKLNMLQAAAEIAAESSTGTNFKVNTETPFSRTMNALVYQLDLERNLVWIAYPWRLFDRGGNVQNILTYIVGNILGMKEVKALKLLDVWFPSSMLEQYDGPSYTLDDMRKYLDVYGRPVLGTIVKPKMGLTSAEYAEVCYDFWAGGGDFVKNDEPQANQDFCPYDKMVKHVKEAMDKAVRETGRKKVHSFNVSAADFDTMIERCEMIIYAGFEPGSYAFLIDGITAGWMAVQTLRRRYPGVFIHFHRAAHGAFTRPENPIGFSVLVLSKFARLAGASGIHTGTAGVGKMQGSPEEDVVAAHGILYMRSPGHFFEQTWAKIPETDKDAIHLVSEDSVHHIILEDDSWRGMKKCCPIVSGGLNPVKLKPFIDVMENVDFITTMGSGVHAHPGGTKAGAQALVQACDAYLQKMDVADYAKDHIELAQAIEHFTKAQKNAM from the coding sequence ATGACTTCGATTGATGAAAATCTTATCACTTCACTTAATTCTAAACAGCAGGCTTATGTGAATCTGCAGCTTTCAGACCCACGTAATGGGGAATATCTACTGGGAGTTTTCCACCTGATCCCGGGTGGAAAGTTGAACATGCTGCAGGCAGCTGCGGAAATAGCAGCGGAGTCATCTACAGGAACCAATTTCAAGGTTAACACTGAAACCCCTTTTTCCAGAACCATGAACGCATTGGTCTACCAGCTGGATCTGGAAAGGAATCTGGTATGGATTGCCTATCCCTGGAGGCTTTTTGACAGAGGAGGAAATGTCCAGAATATTCTTACATATATAGTTGGAAATATTCTGGGAATGAAGGAGGTCAAAGCCCTTAAATTACTTGATGTATGGTTCCCTTCTTCGATGCTTGAACAGTATGACGGTCCAAGCTATACTCTGGATGATATGCGCAAATATCTGGATGTATATGGAAGGCCGGTCCTTGGTACTATAGTAAAACCAAAGATGGGACTTACTTCTGCAGAGTATGCAGAGGTGTGTTATGATTTCTGGGCAGGTGGGGGGGATTTTGTTAAAAATGACGAACCACAGGCAAATCAGGATTTCTGTCCTTATGACAAAATGGTAAAACACGTAAAAGAGGCCATGGACAAGGCTGTCAGGGAAACCGGAAGAAAAAAGGTTCATTCTTTTAATGTTTCAGCTGCGGATTTTGACACGATGATCGAAAGATGTGAAATGATAATATATGCAGGATTTGAACCCGGAAGCTATGCATTCCTAATTGATGGGATAACTGCTGGTTGGATGGCTGTACAGACTCTCAGAAGGCGTTATCCAGGTGTATTCATTCATTTCCACAGGGCAGCTCACGGAGCTTTTACGCGGCCTGAAAATCCAATAGGTTTCTCTGTATTGGTTTTATCCAAGTTTGCGCGTCTTGCCGGTGCTTCAGGTATACACACAGGCACAGCAGGTGTTGGAAAAATGCAAGGTAGTCCTGAGGAAGATGTTGTTGCAGCTCATGGTATTTTGTATATGAGATCTCCAGGTCATTTCTTTGAGCAAACGTGGGCCAAGATACCTGAAACTGATAAGGATGCTATCCATCTTGTATCCGAAGATTCAGTTCATCATATCATTCTGGAAGATGACAGTTGGAGGGGTATGAAAAAATGCTGTCCCATTGTTTCGGGTGGACTTAATCCTGTCAAATTGAAACCTTTTATCGATGTCATGGAGAATGTGGATTTTATCACAACTATGGGTTCAGGGGTGCATGCACATCCCGGAGGTACCAAAGCCGGAGCGCAAGCATTAGTACAGGCATGTGATGCATACCTCCAAAAGATGGACGTTGCTGACTATGCTAAAGACCACATTGAGCTGGCACAGGCTATTGAGCACTTCACAAAGGCACAAAAAAATGCTATGTGA